GACCTCTTGAATCGATTCGGGAAGAAACAATACCAAACGGGTATCTTGCGGGCCTTCGTCGATCAACCGACGTTAAGCCGAGATCTCCTGAAAAATCGGTCACAGCTTGAGGCCGTGGTTACGGAGGTCAAGCAGACGCTCGAAAAGGCCTACCCTGGTTCGCGCATACTCCTTGAAATCCAAGATGAAGAGGAACATGACACGCATTCTGTTGTCTGTCGTGTCCCGACCAATGGCATGCTGCATACGTTGACCGTCACTCACGACCTCGTCGGTTCTGCCGACTTTCGTGAATTACAGAAATTGAGTCCGACGGCCATGGGTCTAGGAAAACCTCCGTACAAAATGAAAGTAAAAGGCGTCGAGTCAGCGTTCGCGACCTCGAACGATTTAGTTCAGGCTATTCTGGCAGCTGGGAAAAAGGGCCTCTCCCTGCAGCGGTATAAAGGATTGGGAGAGATGAACCCCGGCCAATTATGGGAAACCACGATGAACCCCGAGACGCGGGCGTTGATGCAGGTCAAACTTGAAGATATGACGGGGGTTGATGAAATCTTCACGATCCTCATGGGCGATGAAGTCGAACCTCGACGAAACTTTATCCAACAACATGCACTCGAAGTTCGAAACCTGGATGTGTAACTGATGCCCACTGAAGAACGTCTGACACAGATTGCGATCGAAGACGAAATGCGTCTGTCCTACCTGGATTACGCGATGAGCGTGATCGTAGGGCGCGCCTTGCCCGATGTGCGAGATGGCTTGAAGCCGGTCCATCGTCGCATCCTCTATGGCATGAATGAGATGGGGTTGGCGGCGAACCGGCCCTACCGTAAGTCCGCCAAAATCGTCGGGGAAATCATGGGGAATTATCATCCTCATGGCGATTCGGCCATTTACGATACGCTCGTGCGGATGGCGCAGCCATTCAACATGCGCTACACCCTGGTGGATGGCCAAGGCAACTATGGCTCTGTTGATGGTGATCCGCCCGCCGCCATGCGGTACACCGAAGCGCGGCTCACCAAAATCGCCCAAGAGATGCTGGTCGATATCGAGAAAGAGACGGTGGATTTCACGCCCACCTATGATGAGTCCAGCGTTGAACCTCTCGTCCTTCCCGCCAAGGTTCCAAGCCTGCTCATTAATGGTGCGGGCGGGATCGCCGTTGGCTACGCTACGAATATCCCGACCCACAATCTCGGTGAAATCGTCAGTGCTCTCATCGAATTAATCGATCGTCCGGAAATGAGCATTGACCAGCTGATGGACTATATTCCCGGGCCGGATTTTCCAACCGCGGGATTTATCTATGGCACGCAGGGGATTAAAGAGGCCTATCATACGGGTCGTGGTTTATTGACCGTTCGGGCTAAGGCCGAGATTGAAACGGATGAAAAAACCGATCGCTCTCGCATCATCGTGACCGAATTACCCTATCAAGTGAACAAAGCCAGACTGTTGGAAAAAATCGCCGAACTGATCCACGACAAACGAATCGAGGGTATCAGTGACCTTCGTGATGAATCGGACCGTGATGGCCTTCGTGTCGTCATCGAGCTGAAGAGAAATGAGACTCCGATCGTGGTTCTCAATCAGTTGTACAAACACACGTACATGCAGACGACCTTTGGGGTCATCATGCTGGCGCTGGTACAGAACCGTCCGGAAGTCCTCAACCTCAAGCAAATTCTGGAAGCCTTCATTGAACACCGTCGCGAAGTCATCATACGTCGAACGGCGTTCGATCTTCGCAAGGCCGAAGAACGCGCTCATATTCTCGAAGGCCTGACGATCGCCCTCTCCCACCTCGATGCCGTCATTGCGCTCATCCGTGGAGCGAGTTCGCCGGACGTGGCTCGACAAGGCTTAATCGATCAATTTTCACTGAGTGACATTCAGGCCAACGCGATCCTCGACATGCGGTTGCAACGTCTGACACAACTCGAACAAGAAAAATTGGCTCAGGAATATCAAGAGATCAAGGCCAAGATCCTTGAACTCAAGAGTATTCTGGAATCCGATTCGCGCGTTCGACAGATCATGAAGGATGAACTGGTAGAGATCAAAGACGCGTATCGGGATGAACGCCGGACCCGGATTATCCCGGTTGAAGCGGAAATCCAGCGTGAAGACCTCATCGCCGAAGAGGAGGTAATCGTTACTATCTCGCATGCCGGGTACATCAAGCGAAACCCCATTTCCGAGTATCGCGCGCAGAATCGAGGCGGGAAAGGCAAGATTGGAATGGGGGTACGGGAGGAGGATTTCGTAGAAAAGATCTTCAGTGCCTCCACCCATGATTACCTGCTCTTTTTTACCGACGCTGGAAAAGTCTACTGGCTCAAAGTGTATGAGTTGCCGGATGTGGGCCGTGCCACGAAAGGGAAAGCCATCGTGAATCTCCTGGCTCTTGGGCAGGATGAAAAAGTGACCATTACGTTGCCGGTGAAAGAGTTTCGTGATGATCACTATGTCGTCATGGCCACCCGGCAGGGCACGATTAAGAAGACCGAGCTGTCTGCGTTTTCCAATCCTCGTCAGGGAGGCATTATCGCGTTGTCGTTGGATGAGGGGGACAAACTCATTGGCGTGGAACTGACAGATGGACAACGGGACATCGTCCTAGGGACGCGTTTTGGTCTGGTCATTCGGTTTCGCGAAGATGATGTACGGGCCATGGGACGAACAGCCCGAGGTGTGCGAGGCATTAATTTGGAAGAAGGCAATGAGGTCATTGGAATGACAACCCTGCTGCCTGCGTCTGAGTCTTCAATCTTAACGGTGACAGAACTTGGGTATGGTAAGAGAACCCAAGCGTCTGAATACCGTGCGCAAGCCCGAGCTGGAAAAGGCGTGATCAGCGTGCGGGTGACTGACAAAAACGGCCCGGCAGTGTCCTTTCATCAAGTCACAGATGCTGATGACATCATGGTCATGACGGCCGAAGGCAAAGTTTTGCGGATGCACATCGGCGATCTGCGCGAAATTGGTCGAAACGCTCAAGGTGTCCGATTAATCGATATGACCGATGACGATCGCGTGGTGGGTGTTGCGAAGCTCAGTGATTCCTCAGGCTCTGGAGAGAATGGAACCAGTGCGCCATTATCAGGGCCTGACGTAAACGGACCGGCCGATAATCACTAAAACCCTCTTTCCGTTTTTTATACTAGTCCTCCAAACTCGAAGTGGCCGAGCGGCCATGTAGTGATTTTGCCGAAGGACGTTTCGGATAGAAAAAACAAGAACGGGCGGTTGGCTTCACTGCCCAACCGCCCGTCATGACAGAATCTCTGCCTCTGTTTAGCTCGCCTAAAACCCAGGTGTTGCCTAGTTTCTCCCTTTCCCGCTTCCTGGCTTCGTCGAACCGCCACTATATGTGTAAGAGGCAGTTCCTGGGGTCGTTGAAACATGTCCTACCTGATCGACGGCGTAGATGTCATAATGATTGTCCGTCGTCGTTGAAAAGTTCTTATCAGAAAAATTCAAATTGGAGGCAGAGCCGATAAGCGTTCCATTTCTGTACACTGAATAGGATGCAATCCCCGACCCCTGTGGTCCATCACTGGCGGCATCCCAGGTGAGTTGAACGGTTTGGTTTTGTTTTTTCCCTGATAATGAGGCAGAGACATTCGATGGTGTCGTGGGAGCGGTCGTATCAACTGTTACAGAAGCGTTCCCTATCGTGTCATGCGTGGGATTTTCTCCAGAGGTCGTGACGATCAATGGATAGCTGGCATCTCCACTATTGGTCGTCATGACGGTCATCGTCGTTGTCGCGGAAGTTCCCGGCGCGACGGTCAGCACTGAATCCTGGAAGGTGCCTGTGACTCCTGAAGGAAACGTTCCATTCAAAGATAGTTGTGCCTCCATGCATCCCAACGTGTCAGTATTGGTAATGGTGACCATAAAGGGATGAATGGCGCTGGGGTCACCCACTATTTGTGTTGACGGAGTCAGGGACACGCTGGGCGTATGTGCGATACAAGAATGAAAGCTTACGTCTACCGTGACATAGTTCGCATTATTTTCAATTTGCGAGATTGTAATGCCGTTTTCAGAGTCATGGAACTCATAAGAACTGGGATCGCTAAAATCACTCTTCAACACTTTGATCAGATAAGACCAATTATCAGTATCAACCCCACGGTGGATATTCACTCCGGTTGTGTAGGTTGAGGAAAGCCCTGTGTCCAAACCGGTTCTTTGCCGGTAAGAGAGATAATAGGGACGGCCTGTGGAAGGTGTGATCCGGACAATTTGCGGATAGGTGGAAGTGTCTGGATCTGTGCCTAGTGGCGATAAGCTA
The genomic region above belongs to Nitrospirales bacterium and contains:
- the gyrA gene encoding DNA gyrase subunit A, with product MPTEERLTQIAIEDEMRLSYLDYAMSVIVGRALPDVRDGLKPVHRRILYGMNEMGLAANRPYRKSAKIVGEIMGNYHPHGDSAIYDTLVRMAQPFNMRYTLVDGQGNYGSVDGDPPAAMRYTEARLTKIAQEMLVDIEKETVDFTPTYDESSVEPLVLPAKVPSLLINGAGGIAVGYATNIPTHNLGEIVSALIELIDRPEMSIDQLMDYIPGPDFPTAGFIYGTQGIKEAYHTGRGLLTVRAKAEIETDEKTDRSRIIVTELPYQVNKARLLEKIAELIHDKRIEGISDLRDESDRDGLRVVIELKRNETPIVVLNQLYKHTYMQTTFGVIMLALVQNRPEVLNLKQILEAFIEHRREVIIRRTAFDLRKAEERAHILEGLTIALSHLDAVIALIRGASSPDVARQGLIDQFSLSDIQANAILDMRLQRLTQLEQEKLAQEYQEIKAKILELKSILESDSRVRQIMKDELVEIKDAYRDERRTRIIPVEAEIQREDLIAEEEVIVTISHAGYIKRNPISEYRAQNRGGKGKIGMGVREEDFVEKIFSASTHDYLLFFTDAGKVYWLKVYELPDVGRATKGKAIVNLLALGQDEKVTITLPVKEFRDDHYVVMATRQGTIKKTELSAFSNPRQGGIIALSLDEGDKLIGVELTDGQRDIVLGTRFGLVIRFREDDVRAMGRTARGVRGINLEEGNEVIGMTTLLPASESSILTVTELGYGKRTQASEYRAQARAGKGVISVRVTDKNGPAVSFHQVTDADDIMVMTAEGKVLRMHIGDLREIGRNAQGVRLIDMTDDDRVVGVAKLSDSSGSGENGTSAPLSGPDVNGPADNH